A window of Cinclus cinclus chromosome 17, bCinCin1.1, whole genome shotgun sequence genomic DNA:
AAGCAGCTGGAAGATGGCCGTACCCTCTCTGACTACAACATCCAGAAAGAATCTACCCTGCATCTCGTGCTGCGCCTCAGGGGTGGGATGCAGATCTTTGTGAAGACCCTGACAGGCAAGACCATCACCCTTGAGGTCGAGCCCAGTGACACCATTGAGAATGTCAAGGCCAAAATCCAAGACAAGGAAGGCATTCCCCCAGACCAGCAGAGGCTGATCTTTGCTGGCAAGCAGCTGGAAGATGGCCGTACCCTCTCTGACTACAACATCCAGAAGGAGTCAACTCTGCACCTTGTCCTGCGCCTGCGGGGTGGTAACTGAGCCAGCAGGTTGTTGCTTCCAAATAAAAGGTTCCCTGCACTTGTTCATTCCAATAAAGCTGTTGCATCCATAGAAGTTTGTGTCCCAAGTTGCATGAGCAGCAGTTCATGACATTGCCTGACTCCAGCTCTCTAATAAACAATAATTACGTAGTTTCCACAGACAAAGGAGTTGCAAAACTGCCTTATGCAAGGCTTCCACAGGCCTGATGGTTGTAGCTAATCCCTCAGCCGTGGTTATCCTGGGGTTGTATAAGTGTTCTGATACCTGGCCACAGCTCAGCGCCCGCCTGCAGATGTTGTGCAGCTGGGGGCGTTGTGTAAGCAGGGATATGCAAGGGGAAGCTGTAGGTGCTCCTGAGTCGGAAGGCTTTGAAACAGCTCTTGGTTGCCCAGCAACTGCCCTTATTTTGGGGTTAGTGGAGAAACAGCAGAAGAGTgatcctgcagctctgtcacAGGCTGGGGTAACAGGATGTCACTGCTtgtcctgcagcccttgggcttcAAAAGTGGGGTGGGAAGTGCAGATATCATCAGTTACAGGGTGgacttgttttcttgttttttttttatttttttttttttgtcaagctTAATGGCGTAAAGCAAGTAGTAATTTCAGATGTACTTACTGGAAATCTGAATATGTGCTTTGTTGCAGCTGTGCCCCAAGTGGAAATGCTACTGAGCTGAGCTGTCACCGAGCAGTTTCCTGTATGCTGTAGAAGCCCTGGCAAAAGGGAAGTTCCCACTGAAGTATTTGTGGTGGAGGGGCTGATGAGGAATTAaccatggctgtgctgggtgtgtggagagggaaaagggagagtaAAACAGAAATGCCCTTTGCAGGAGTGGTGATACAGGGTCACCTGGGGAAGGGGATGTGGAGGGAGCTGAATGATGATCTCGGCTGGTGACTGGCTCCAGGGGGACACCAAGGGACACTGCCCGGGTGGGATAGCAGGGTGAGACTCGAGCAACGCCAGTTGCTTTTAGCAGTGGGCCTGTGAGGAGCACCAagatctgtgctgtgctggtggaaGCATTTGAATGCTAAGAAGCTAAATCCTGTGTGGGTGGGAGCTGGTGCTGTGCCATCCTGGACATCCTGCCCTCTCCCACGGGAGTGCCCCGGgctctgcccacactgctctggttCCCGGTTCCTGAGCTGAATCCCAACAACTGCAATGAACAGTTTGTTTTTGTGTGGGCTTTCTGTCCTCTTGGGACATCAGAATTTACAAACTGAGCATCTCTTCAGCAGGACTCCTTAAACACAGGTGTCTGCTCAGTCCAGGGAAGGGTGTCACTGAACCAGAGAGCATGTGGTTCTGATTTGAAGGCAGCCTGACTACCACCAGGGGAGACCTGCAGGAGGACATGGGCTGTTTGATGAATGTCAAAAGCTTCCACAAATGACTTCAGAGCTGTGTTTTAAGCAATCCTTTAATTTTCAATGTCTCAGTAAAAAACCTTTACCAATGGCATATTTAAAAACCACAATGCTGAACAAATCTGTAATGgcctggagcaggctgcagccaggcagagcaggaagcctggaggaaaaaacccatgCTGTGGTGTCCTGAGCTGGGTCAACCTCTGCTGACCACAAAGGGAATGCATGAAGTTGTGTCAGGAGGATTAGAATGGGTGTTAGGGAAAAGTTCTTCCCAGAGAGGGTGGGCTGAACCTGTCCTGGGGcaatggtcacagcaccaagcctccCACAGCTCAAGATGAGTTTGgacactctcaggcacatggtgggatTTTGGAGCTGTTCTGTACAGGTTTTTGACTTGATCTtagtgggtcccttccagcccaggatgTTTTATGGTtctgtgagctctgcaggtcCCTTTGCTGGATGTGAGGAACCTCAAGGCTCACAGTGGCAGTGCCAACACTTCAGAGGCAGCACCCGTGAGCAGAGACCACAGCTGGGGTGGGATCAACCACAGGACAGCAAAATTTGATGAGAACAGCAAAGCATGTCATAAACTTTAAGGTTGTGTTTTGTTCTAACCATGGCAGAACATGCTGTTCCCAGAGATCTCATGGGTGTATTGTTCCACAGCGCCTCAGGGAATCTCCTGGATTTTACTGGGGTTTACTgggatttgaagaaaaattcatttcacagcatttctttttaaagcaatgttttcaaaagtaaaagaaaacacaacacctacattgtgctgttctgaagGCATTGCTGCTGAGAGAGGTCACAGCAGAGACCAGCCAGGATTGAACAGAGACGTTGGTTAATTGATCTGGTAATTAAACAGAGGCAACCATCAGGGTAAAAAGtttagaataaaaacaaaaaaaaaagacacaattaAGTGTAAAGATACAAAAGTTCCACCGAGTTGGGGGCCATGGCAAGAGGCAggtcctgtgctgtgctgggcccTGCCTGGTGGCAGCCATGAGACTTGTGTCTCATGGTGCAGAACAGCGTGTGGCAGGTGGAAGCACTCCAGTTTCCAGATGTGTTAGCTCAGCTGGGACAATGGGATGTTGCACCTGATTGATATAAAACAGGCTGTCACAAACTGGACTCTGTTTTCTGCTGCATTCTAGATGCTTCTCGGGATGAGTCTTCACGAGGCTTTTATTCAGGACCACGTTCAGATGCACAAGATAGACAAAAGACACagtttcttggaaaaaaacagagtttgGTTAAATGGAAAAACGGAGGCAGGGGATGGATATTTACTCCTCAGGCAcgacataaatatatatatacgtaTGAATACGAACAGGTTTATGTATTTTTGGTCTAGCATGTAGGGACAGAACAAgaaggaatggcttcaaacaaaaaaatacccctagatttagattagatattaggaaaaaaaatctttactgtgGGGATGGTGAGGTACAGGAACAGATTTCTCAGAAAAGCtatggatgtcccatccctggaagtgtccaaggccaggctggacggggcttggagcaacccgggataggggaaggtgtccaggtgtccctgccacggcaCGGAGTGGAGCGAGACGATCTTTACGGTCCCTTCCAACGCAAACTCATTCTATTCTACCACCGCATGGCTGAGCGATATTTCACCCATTTCTGTACCTCCTTTCTCCCTGTATTTGACCGATTTCCCCGTTTTTCCGCGGGCGCACACGTCTTTACACCGACCAcgctccccctccccttcccgGCGGGCCCGGGGGCGGGGCCTTCCGTCACTAACCCCGCCCAGTCCGCTGGGGCCACGCCCCcgaccgggccgggccgggccgggccgcggggcCATAAAGCGACCGAGGCGGCGGTGCCCACTCCCGGTACCGGTCCCGGTTCGCTCCCGGCTCCGCCCCGCCATGGCCGTGGCCCGGCGCAGGCTGTccgtggggctggggctggccgGGGTGGGCTGCGCGCTCCTGGggggctgcctgctgctgctggggcccGTCATCATCAGGCAGCAGGTCATCAAGGTCAGCGGGGCTGGGGGGAGCGCGGCGCGGGATGCGGGAGCGGGATGCGATGGGAGGCAGGCGGTGCGGGCTCGGTGCAGGGGCCGAGCGGGGTGCGGTGGAGCCCGTGTGCGGTGCGGGGCTCGGTTCGGTGCGGTGGAGCCCGTGTGCGGTGCGGGGGCTCGCTGCGGTGGCTGGAGCGGTGCGGGGCTCGTTTCTCTCCGGAGTTCGGTGCGGTGCGGTGGCTGGAGTGGTGCGGGGCTCGGTTCGGTGCGGTGCGGGGGCTGGAGCGATGCGGGGCTCGGTTCGGTGCGGGGGCTGGAGCGGAGCGGTGCGGGTGCTGGAGCGATGCGGGGCTCGGTGCGGTGCGGAGGCTGGACCGGAGCGGTGCGGGTGCTGGAGCGATGCGGGGCTCGGTTCGGTGCGGGGGCTGGACCGGAGCGGTGCGGGTGCTGGAGCGATGCGGGGCTCGGTGCGGTGCGGAGGCTGGAGCGGAGGGGTGCGGGGCTCGTTTCTCTCCGGGGCTCGGTTCGGTGCGGGGCTCGGTGCGGTGCGGGGGCTGGAGCGGAGCGGTGCGGGGCTCGGTGCGCTGCGGGCTGGGGTGCGGGCACGTTCGccttgtgcagcagagctgagcgCTGTTGGTGGCAATGTCGCTGCTGCAGCTCCGAGCAGCCTCAGGCTCTTACTCTGGGCAAATCTATCCTTGGCGACAGCAAATTTGCCCGGAGCGAGTGGCATAAATATCCGTGTTTAACGAGGGCTCTTGGCATCGCCGGGGATGCAGGGCTTGGCTGAGCATCACACTGAGCCCCAAcacttcctcccttccctcctgcctctACCTGCAGCAccagtttttccttttgtaaataGCAGAGCAGACTGCCCGGGCTCACACGTGCTCTGGTGAGATGCTTTCACTGCCGGAGACAGGATGATGTGCAGGAGAGCTCCAGAGAAACCTTGTGCGTGGAGCAGCCTCCAAGTCATCCTCTCTCCTAGACTGAAAGCCTGAGGAGCTGCTTCTCTGAAGATCTGTTTTATCCACAGGAGAGCTCCTGAGGCTGGAGAGGGTTTGTCGCCAAAATCTGAGGAGGCTGTGGATGGAGTTGTTGGTCTGTTCAGTTCCTGCTGCACAGTTTTATGAACCAGcactcctgcccctgctgctggGACACCAGTTCTCCTGCTGTAATGTAGAGCTCATCCCCACATTTAGCCAAACCTTTTTCTCCCTGTCCAAAGCAGATGTGCTCCCTGCCTTGGCCTTTCTCCAAGCTTCCACCTACCCAGGTCAGCCCCTGAAAATTTGCTTCTGATGAAAGAGGTTGAACAAACACCTCATAGCCAATGGCTGGTGTTGCGTGTCGTGCAGAGTCTCTGCCGAAAATGACCTACTTTAAATATACCCCTtggaagtgctgctggctgggcagagccagACAGTCCTGTAGATTAAAGGGCAGAAAATCTTTATTCAATTTCGGGATGTCAGGAACTGCAAATAAAAGGCTGAATGACCCCTGCGGAAGAGAAATAGCactttttgtggaaaaaaacctttctgcCCTCTTTTTTAGCTAATCCTGATTCTTTCAACCTAATTAGCTAAGTCCTAGTAATTTGTAATGAGAACAGAAGATGAGGAAAAGATCAACCCTCGTTTCTTCTCCCTTCACCTCAAACCCTTGGTCTCCCCATCTTCAACATGACACAAAATTGCCCTGAGCTCgtatattttccatttccattaagCCAAATAATTGAGTGATGATGGGTGATGAGAAACACTCAGGCCCTTACTGAAACTCCTGGGCTGGTCTTCAGAGTAGTGTGGGTAAGAGGGTCTTGGGGGACTGGGGTTGGGCTGGTAAAGGCTGGTTTGCCCACCTGGCTTCCTGAGCTTTGTCAGGATGGTGTACCCTGATGGAAAAGCACTTAGTTACAGAGAGGGATACCTTTGGCTGAAATctgcagggaagcagggagCTTGGAGCCTGTCTCCTGCCCGATCTGCCCTGGGCTGCTTGTGGAGTTTGCCCTATAAAACCTGGGGAATATTGCTTTTCTGGAAGCATCTGGAATGCCACAGGTCTGCCTAAGGtatgagcttgcacacagtgaGGCTGCATCAGCTCATCCCTGTGCCACCCATGGCTGCTCCTCTTGGGACCTCTGATGCTGTCCTgggtggcaggggctgggagcaggcgACAGCCCAGTCCTTgatggagcagggtgaggaggAGGCTGCTGAGAGGATGTGGAGGGTGAGGTCTGGCTGACACCCGGTTTAATTGCTCCTCCCAGTCTGCAGGGGAAACCTCATGTCTTAGTTTTACTGAGCAGGGTGCCTCCCTCCTGGAGAAGCAGGATTTGGGTGCTGcggtggagctgctgctctgctggctccATCTCGAGCCCATGGGCTCTAACCAGTTCCTTTCAGTTCCTCGGGATCAAAGATCAGCCTGGTCAGGAGGGGTCAAACATCCCAGTGACCCTTTGCAACCCATCTGGTTGGCAAATactctggttttatttcagaCATGTGACCATGTTTGTTTTGACCTAAAGTGGCTCGATTTTAAGGCTACCCCATTGTGGGGATCTTAGCAGTGGAGTACCttgagctgctgtgcccaggtgggagGGATCTGGGAAAGGGAGCTGGGCTGTAGCTCCATTTGGCTGGGTACTTATTATAAAAAATCCATATGCAACAGGTGGTTAAGGGAGTGCAAAGCAGAACAAGCAATTAAAGGAAAGGAGGTGTTCTTGATCGTAATCAATTCGACACTTGGGAATCAGGATtgtaaagcaaacaaaataaaaaatagttatATTACTGCTTCTTTGCCATTAAATCCTCGAGGCTGGCAAAATCAGAGGAGCGTGGGGGCGTGGAAGTGGTGGTGGGAAGGGTTTGCTAGGTTAGATGGATTACACAGCATTGTGGAGATGTCTTCCCAGGGGTAGGGCTTGGATGAGGGGCTTGCAGGGGCCTGCTGCTCACAGGCAGCTCAGCCTTGCCATGAAATGTCTCAACAAAGATGAGGAGTTATGGGGAAACCTCTGGCACCTCAACTCCCTGTGTCAGCAGATGTGTCCAGTCAGACTGAGCAGCACAAATCCCCCTCCTGCTGGTGGATCAACCCCACTTCCATAAGCTGACTGGGTTACCTAAGCAAGGAGAAGGATTTGTGCTTCCAGAAGGAAAGATTATGGTGGACCACATCCAAAGTAAATGTTCAAGAAGGAACAAGCTCTTGCTCCTCCTGTGGCAcctgggaggcagggagggagaggaggcaggTGTGCCCATGTGCCAGCTCCTGAGTTGAGGAGGGCTTAAGTTGTCTTTGAGCTCCTGCAGGCATTTCCCAGCACACAGGACAATGATATGGGAGCACGATTGTGCCTTGCCTTTGACCTGCCTCATGATCAGCTGTGAGTCAATGCAGGCTGGCAGCTGAGAAGAGACAGAGGTGTCCTGGGCTATGCTGTTGGGACACAGCTAGGTTGCCATCCCAGTTCTCCATCTTCTTTTTGGGAATCTAGTGTGCTCTCCCTGCTGGTACCCACACAGTTTTGAGGATAGCTGTGCCACCTCTCCTTGCTTGCTTTtagctgtgtggagctgccaaACCCATGAGTAAAGGCCTTTGGGACAGGGGTTTTTTCCTGCCAGACAAGTAAAACATGCAGAGTAGTGAATAATTCAGAGCCAAGTCTCCAGCATATCAAAACACTCAAAGCCCTGTGGGTAAGATTAGAAAAGTTAAGCCTGGATAAATAAGCCAGCAGACATCCTGTGGCATAAACCTGATGCTTCTGCACACACAGAAGTGCTCACTGTCGATCCAGCTGGGTTTCAGTCTGCCACTGAACACACACCTGGATCCTCTGGAGAGCTTCTGTTCTAACTGCCACCTTCAGCTGTGACTCACATTGAGCTGAGGGTGGATGTGTTCATCTGCAGCCACAGAGCCCAAAAGTTGTGCcttcttattttttctccttacaGAACGTCAGGATCAACCCCAGCAGCATCTCCTTCCAAATGTGGAAAGACATCCCTGTTCCTTTCTACTTGTCAGTGCATTTCTTTGAAGTGCTGAACCCCAAGCAGGTCCTGCAGGGAGCCAAGCCAGTGCTGAACCAGCGTGGACCCTACGTGTACAGGTCAGGTACCACTTGTGGTCCAGCTTGGCATGAACCTGACCACTGTGCTGCctgccaggctcctggctggctcCTCTGGCAGGAGCACATGGCGTCAGCCAGGCTTGGTGAGAGCCTAGGGGCACTGGGTTTTGAAGTGACCCAAATCTGCTCTAGTTGCCCTGATCTTGCTAAAGACACATGCAGGAGCTCTGGTCTTATTGAGGCAGTGAGATTGGTGGATGCCCCACTGAGCTTTGGAGCAAAATCTTTTTCTGGGGCCTGTTGGATAGGCAGACCTGGGCTGATAAGGTCCACACATGGGTATGAGGTGTGGTGGTGGGTGACCCTGTCTTCTGAGTGCTCTTTTATCTTCACTGTGCATTTAAGAGCCCAGCTCTTGAGCTGAAGTCACCTCAATACCAACCTTCATGGGTCAGCCTAAGACCTTGTGAGACCCAGAATGTGCCTAACATGAGTGTTCTGGTCATGGAAACCAGTATGGAGAACAAGCATGGAGCACTAACACTGGGCCAGACccacacacagcagggctgggtctGTTTGCCATGGCTGAGGATGGTGGCTTCAACCCAGGTGCTTCTCAGCATCTGAAAGGGTAGGTGGTGATTGATGTCGAGTTGCGTGTGTGAACTTCCCCATAAACAGTGATCTTCAGAATATTAGTGCCTACAGTGGTGAGGTTGAATCAGCAGCCTAAGAGAGCTCATGTGGGAAGATTACTGGCTAATCCaaagctgctggagcagtgTGCAGGGAAGCCTGCAGGATGTATGTGCCCTTGTTTCCCCTGGCCTTGCCACATCCCCCATGTGGGTTCTGTATGTTGCCATCACATCGCTCTCTTGGCTGGGGGAAAAGCTGCACTCACTCTAAATAAGAATAAACAAAGGGGCAAAGCTTATTAGTGTCCTTGTGTTCCTGCTGAGTGAGATTAGTGCCCTTCCCTAATGTGGGCTGTAAAACAGAGGCTCCACAGTGAAGGACTTTGTTTTTGCTGGTGAGCTGAGCTTCAgttcctgcaggagcagtgacAGGCTTGTGATGTTGGGGACAGCCTCGCACTGCTGCAGAGCACTCCAtgaggctggggctgcccctgtgGCCTGGGCTGaagtccagcagcactgggcagtgTGCAGAACACTGATGAAGACCCGAGGAGCAGGGGGGCCACGATGCCATGTGGAGGGTCAGGCTGCCCTGAACCCAGGAGCCATCGGAGAGCTTGGGAGCAAACCCGTGTGGGCTCACTGGTGGAACATGTGGCATCTTGACTGGTCCTCTCCTGTTTGCAGGTTGTTTTGGTGTGTGGGTTGCTGTGGCTCTGCGTATCTGGGCACCTCCCTGATGTGGCTGGGCTTTTCAGTGGTTGTAGGTGAAGCTACAGAGGAGATCTATGCTTTCCTTTTAAGTTTCTTGGGTATTGAGTTGGGAAGAAACACTGTGACTGCAAGAATCCAACCTGTCAGGGATgcctgggctgctctgtcctCCTGCCAGATCCTAACCCTGGCTGGGTGGGAGGTTTCTATCTCTTCCCACACTGCCTCCCCAGCTGGCCCATGACTCCTCGCTGGCTTTGGTCTCCCCCAGCAGCAAGCCCTGGCCTGTGCAGCCCATTCTTGCTCCATAGGCTGCAGGGACTCTGCCAAGGATGGTTGCCATGATTTCCCCTCTCTTTGCAGGGAGTACAGGTATAAGACAAATATCACGTTCCATGACAATGATACCGTTTCTTACCTGGAGTACAGGAACCTTTTCTTCCAGCCACACTTGTCCAGTGGCACAGAAGAGGAGTACGTTGTTGTGCCAAACATTTTGATGATGGTAAGTGCTTGTTGCCTGGATGGGTTCCACCTTCTGAGCTTGAGGGGGGGATGGTGATGCCCAGCATTGAATCACTGCATTACTGGATCACTTACTTTTCTTGTAAGGTTTAAGGCTGATCAAGCAATGAGGTGGTTAAGCTTATATAATGCAATTTTATGCTCTGTGGATATTAATTGCTTGTtaggctgctgctgttccaaaACCAAagtgtgcagagcagctggtgtTGAGTCTGCAACCTTATCTGAGCATCCTGTGGGGAAATCAAGCCTGTGAGCCCTCAACTGCCTTCTTCCCCAGATGGGAATAAATGAAGAACCTCAGTCTGTCCAGAGAATTGCTCTGGGGCTATAGATGGAAGCAGCAGAATGATTTTGGTTAGCACcaaaaatgctgcttctttGGTAAAGAGGGGTCTCTCATCAcaggggtttgttttctttctcagggAGCAGCTGTGATGATGGAAAAACTGCCAAATTTTTTGAAGATTTTATTGAGTGGAGCCCTGGCTGGCCTGAAACAGGAAGCATTCATGAACCGGACAGTGAGGGAGATCATGTGGGGGTATGAGGACCCCCTTATAGATGCCATAAATATGATTGTTCCTGGCCTGATCCCTTTCAAGGGGAAGTTTGGATTATTCGTAGATGTAAGTAAAGTGGTGGTTGGGAATGCTAAAATCCCAGCAATGCTGATCTTGGGGGTAGCTCAGACACTCAGCTAAGTAGAAGCTGAGTAGCTGCCAGACTGTGAGACACCCCTAGAGCTGATGGGGCACCCAGAGTCAGTAATGTGTTGCAGCCTTGCTGTGTGCAGTAAATGAAACAGTAATTCCTTCTCCCTGCAGTTTAACAACTCCAATTCAGGACTGTTCACAGTAAACACAGGTATGAAGAACATCAGTGAAGTTCACATGGTGGATTCATGGAATGGGCTAAAGAAGGTGAGTGTCTGGCAGTAAACCTTGAATAATGGGGAATGTCTGATTTAAAGCAGGGTAAGCTGAAAGCTCTAGGTGCTGTTGTATGTGGGTCAGGTTTGAAAACAAGTTTCTACAGGACTTCAAGTGCTGCAATTTCTGTTCCAGCAAGTTGCCAGGAGGCAGCCATGTGGCAAGGGGCTTTTCAGGAAGCATTAAATTCATCTCCTCGTGGGTTTCACTTGCGCTCCCTTGCAGTGCTGTTGGAGCTGATTGCTCTAATGGTTGAAGTCTCAGGCTCCTGTGGCTTGTGTTGAAGGTGTTAAATAATCTTGTCAAAGCATGCTTTACTCTTCCTTTGTGGAATTCTGCTCCTGACTAAAATCAGCTGAATGTAGACACCAGCCTCTGGGGGCAGGTGGATTTAGTCCATTAATTGGGTAGATGTTTGGCTCACAGAACCATGAAGGATGGAAAATATGCTAAAGATGGGGAAGATCTTGGATGCTGCTCTGGAAGCAGTGTGGGGTGGTGGACATTCCATGCAGGGGCGAAAGCTGACTCCAGCAAGCTCATCCTTCTGAGTTCTTCTCTCTACACCTGTCCCACAGGTGAACTACTGGCGGAGCAGCCAGTGCAACATGATCAATGGGACAGCAGGGGAGATGTGGCCACCCTTCATGTCCCCAACCTCCCTGGAGTTCTACAGCCCTGATGCCTGCAGGtgaggccacagctgccagcctgtCCCCATGCAGGTGGCAGGACATGCTGCTCCCATCCTGGGCACACAGAGGGCTCTCAGGATTTGCTTCTGTAGTTAAACTTCAGCTGCAGTTCAGGTTTGCATTATCTCTGAGCTTAGTTGTATCATTATCAGCATCTTGTGGTGTCCATAAATACCTTCCAGATCACTGGAGATGTCCACCTTGCCCATGTTTAATCAGTATAAAATAACCAGATGAACCAGATGTGGTTATCTAATGTAGATAAGATGTGGGCACTTAGAAGGAGAAGTGAGGGTTGTCAGAGGGAAATGCAACTGCAGTTCTGTAACTGCAGAACTCTTTCAGCTGACTAAACCTTTGGAGAAATGATGTCGGGGGGAAATGAGTGCCACCATTTCCAGgctctctctttcttcctttttttttttttttttttttttttaatctccttctGCTTATGTAAGACACCCTGACCTCAGCTGATCACACAGGGGTTAAAGTACCCCACAGAGCCAGCCTGTGTGCCTATGCCTGAGGCTGGAAGGAGGGGAAGCAGGCACAAAACCCCTGTCCCTAGCTTGGGGAAGATAGTGATAATTCCAGCTTTGTAGATAGTGCTGCAAAACAAGCAAGTGTTCATGTTGAATAGAGAACAGTGACCTCTTCAGTGAACAAACAGACAGCTGGGCTGAGCAATAGCACAGGGATTCCTCTACACAAGGCACATCAGCAAACACCAAAATGACCCAGAACCAGGAGTTTACAGGGAAGTTTACCTGTAACCAATGTTTAAACACATAAACACATGCTGTAAAACTACAGAAACCTCTGGAGCAGAGCATGCTTCCAGGTAAGGCTTCCAGTGAAATGAAGGAAACCAAGCTTGGTTTCTTGTTGGCACAGGAGGTTCCTGCCACACAGAACTGTGGGTAAGTGGCTTAGCTTTTCAGACAGTGCTGTGTCTTCTCCCCAAACCTCTCCTGCCTCTGTCTACACAGAGTCACAAACATTTGGTAGGCTAAGAGCAGGCAGGGCCCatgtcctgtgctctgtgcacaTAAAgtgcagctgatgctgagagGCAGCTACCAAGTTTTATCCTGGTCTTGTGCTGCAGCAACCTCTGCCTCCTTGCTGGAAGGTGAGCAGAGCCAAGAGGCACACGTGTGACTGCTGAACATGCCCTGAATCCCCCATCCTTGGTCCCAGCATCAGAAGGCCTCTGTAGCAATGAGCATGTCCTGGGAGCCCACTGTGACCCAgttacccattctgtgattctctgatccCTGCAAGCCTCATTCTAGTGTGAAGAGAGCAAATTTTTGTCCTGGAAACTTGCATCAAACCTGGCCAGCAATGTTGCAGCACAACATCAATAGCCTCTagtagcaagaaaaaaaaccaaaacttgcTGTGTCAAGTAGGGAAATTTTCCATTCCCCTGGCAGTCTGCTGCTGGAGTTGGCCTGTGAAAGAGATTTATCCAGTGTCCGTGCCCTGTAAcggagcaccacagagccaagGCTTGCATAAAGTGGGTATTATCTcttggagagcagccctggggattaCTACGTGCCTTTAAATCTCACCTGGATAGAGCAAACAGACTTATAAGCCTGTGGTTTCTTTCCCTAACTAGTCCTGACCAACCCTTTAGAAGTGCTTGAAAGATGGAAAGCAAAAGGCTTAAATactcattccccattccccaaaGCACTGCTCTGAGGGTTTATCTTGATCTCAAAGTCTAAGTTACATTGCAACTGCATCTTATCCAACCAAGATAAGAACCCTCTTCTGGGCTGGGAACCTATTGGCTAATCCTGATCCTTTTCCACTGAAACCCTTCCAGATCCATGACACTGGTGTACGAGCAGTCTGGGAAGTTCAAGGGTGTGCCCACCTATCGCTTCGTGGCACCGAAAACCCTCTTTGCCAATGGCACAGACTATCCACCCAACGAGGGCTTCTGCCCCTGCATGCAGTCTGGCATCCAGAACGTCAGCACCTGCAGGCTCA
This region includes:
- the SCARB1 gene encoding scavenger receptor class B member 1 isoform X3 is translated as MAVARRRLSVGLGLAGVGCALLGGCLLLLGPVIIRQQVIKNVRINPSSISFQMWKDIPVPFYLSVHFFEVLNPKQVLQGAKPVLNQRGPYVYREYRYKTNITFHDNDTVSYLEYRNLFFQPHLSSGTEEEYVVVPNILMMGAAVMMEKLPNFLKILLSGALAGLKQEAFMNRTVREIMWGYEDPLIDAINMIVPGLIPFKGKFGLFVDFNNSNSGLFTVNTGMKNISEVHMVDSWNGLKKVNYWRSSQCNMINGTAGEMWPPFMSPTSLEFYSPDACRSMTLVYEQSGKFKGVPTYRFVAPKTLFANGTDYPPNEGFCPCMQSGIQNVSTCRLNAPMFISHPHFYNADPSLVNAVEGLHPSKDQHGLFLDVHPMTGIPMNCSIKLQLNLYIKQVSGIIQTGKIKPVVLPLLWFAESGSIEGSVLKQFYTNLVLLPSVLDYLQYIFLGLSPLCLLLSPAQILYFLETQEKCSLFWSSNKKSSDSNKANQATSAKKLPPVKGTVLREARL
- the SCARB1 gene encoding scavenger receptor class B member 1 isoform X4 — encoded protein: MCSLPWPFSKLPPTQNVRINPSSISFQMWKDIPVPFYLSVHFFEVLNPKQVLQGAKPVLNQRGPYVYREYRYKTNITFHDNDTVSYLEYRNLFFQPHLSSGTEEEYVVVPNILMMGAAVMMEKLPNFLKILLSGALAGLKQEAFMNRTVREIMWGYEDPLIDAINMIVPGLIPFKGKFGLFVDFNNSNSGLFTVNTGMKNISEVHMVDSWNGLKKVNYWRSSQCNMINGTAGEMWPPFMSPTSLEFYSPDACRSMTLVYEQSGKFKGVPTYRFVAPKTLFANGTDYPPNEGFCPCMQSGIQNVSTCRLNAPMFISHPHFYNADPSLVNAVEGLHPSKDQHGLFLDVHPMTGIPMNCSIKLQLNLYIKQVSGIIQTGKIKPVVLPLLWFAESGSIEGSVLKQFYTNLVLLPSVLDYLQYIFLGLSVPLIISAAVLMAVSKRIEAEKSPCAPARQSKAPPSSETTPLLHDTDTPSQDDAEA
- the SCARB1 gene encoding scavenger receptor class B member 1 isoform X1 is translated as MAVARRRLSVGLGLAGVGCALLGGCLLLLGPVIIRQQVIKNVRINPSSISFQMWKDIPVPFYLSVHFFEVLNPKQVLQGAKPVLNQRGPYVYREYRYKTNITFHDNDTVSYLEYRNLFFQPHLSSGTEEEYVVVPNILMMGAAVMMEKLPNFLKILLSGALAGLKQEAFMNRTVREIMWGYEDPLIDAINMIVPGLIPFKGKFGLFVDFNNSNSGLFTVNTGMKNISEVHMVDSWNGLKKVNYWRSSQCNMINGTAGEMWPPFMSPTSLEFYSPDACRSMTLVYEQSGKFKGVPTYRFVAPKTLFANGTDYPPNEGFCPCMQSGIQNVSTCRLNAPMFISHPHFYNADPSLVNAVEGLHPSKDQHGLFLDVHPMTGIPMNCSIKLQLNLYIKQVSGIIQTGKIKPVVLPLLWFAESGSIEGSVLKQFYTNLVLLPSVLDYLQYIFLGLSVPLIISAAVLMAVSKRIEAEKSPCAPARQSKAPPSSETTPLLHDTDTPSQDDAEA
- the SCARB1 gene encoding scavenger receptor class B member 1 isoform X2, coding for MAVARRRLSVGLGLAGVGCALLGGCLLLLGPVIIRQQVIKNVRINPSSISFQMWKDIPVPFYLSVHFFEVLNPKQVLQGAKPVLNQRGPYVYREYRYKTNITFHDNDTVSYLEYRNLFFQPHLSSGTEEEYVVVPNILMMGAAVMMEKLPNFLKILLSGALAGLKQEAFMNRTVREIMWGYEDPLIDAINMIVPGLIPFKGKFGLFVDFNNSNSGLFTVNTGMKNISEVHMVDSWNGLKKVNYWRSSQCNMINGTAGEMWPPFMSPTSLEFYSPDACRSMTLVYEQSGKFKGVPTYRFVAPKTLFANGTDYPPNEGFCPCMQSGIQNVSTCRLNAPMFISHPHFYNADPSLVNAVEGLHPSKDQHGLFLDVHPMTGIPMNCSIKLQLNLYIKQVSGIIQTGKIKPVVLPLLWFAESGSIEGSVLKQFYTNLVLLPSVLDYLQYIFLGLSVPLIISAAVLMAVSKEKCSLFWSSNKKSSDSNKANQATSAKKLPPVKGTVLREARL